A genomic window from Denticeps clupeoides chromosome 11, fDenClu1.1, whole genome shotgun sequence includes:
- the kank1a gene encoding KN motif and ankyrin repeat domain-containing protein 1a isoform X3, which produces MAQTAHVNGNAAEKDEDEKDSYYLETPYGFQLDLDFLKYVDDIERGNTIKKLNIQRKPKVARPSAVPRSSSSGGQVEWASTDSLSSSTSDESKQSPVFLTPRNPLVPSAHPTRSAPALAHESQPAYLSVLEAKQLPPPSPRIPQHNLHVEKTLMETRRRLEQERLLLHPPATEPPRRRLASFGGMGSNSSLASSFGGSVAPSQVSSSSQLLFHNGHPTNNEYNPYFTSSMGSSIRHSPLSSGMTTPVTNVSPLHLQQIREQMVVALKRLKELEEQVKNIPILQVKISVLQEEKRQLTSQIKNQKLSGQCPGSGVFRKRSYSVGSAEQYDSLAQLKGSELHINELDSKVAESSDRLQEFSQFTADMQALEKSIHNCGEENLLQRQCGREQKSVAVGTDENMNDIVIYRRSKEGTRDISVGTEREMRSAVVGVTEAMLGMTTEAEAEIEMQHQTIEALKEKIYRLEVQLKETTHEMEMGKLKLELQAAGNRKKVDKGCMARPEMYSTSVEAKVSLQSLGVGNHKEFNDASTNHNLSTQTVGISCHPELWHVAVGPEFPMERWVVQERVDVKDRCVGRHVVMLNQNVGGEPNVCEMGINTEETVESLGLCKKEQDKEWRSIGCGDCSVDVTVSPVTELVTLGTITDIVSTTDLRVMESVTASQFTHTDKSTNTEKSVLVDSCFNTKVTTEEKSTATVVTETRTVAVGDGLVKDMQAVVKTRSIGVGTAALQEVRVDKSCTAKTIDSGIGHASIHENFLVGLKTRNIACGPSNLHPLNLTQTQSLPTGDAATIAPQTPTGQSGSAVGLDHYIERVQKLLQEQQMLLAENYSELADAFGQPHSQFGSINSQLVNTLTSINSVMKYGSIEELRNIDHVKIHPNGNTQAKEQSAGGVTSQLMSIHLETVLSNQDEQKTQMDQHMTSALHGQACSHSTLKSIMKKKDGRQGSSTTKKNLQFVGVNGGYETTSSDDSSSEESSSSGSEDEEDEDEEMKHVKDVSEKVEDKRSEENCNEGIVDVGRCAEQAGLEKLDTQQRCELSDKMLSACNVLKTHLNEPKSLSNKEVRACLNSVQQEWFRVSSQKSALPNMVEDYLNAFRAVCPTVQRHIANMADGNGNTALHYSVSHSNFDIVKKLLDADVCNVNQQNKAGYTPIMLAALAAVETPTDMRVVEELFSKGDVNAKASQAGQTGLMLAVSHGRMDMVKALLACGADVNIQDDEGSTALMCASEHGHVEIVKLLLAQPGCDATLSDSDESNALSIALEAGHKDIAVLLYAHVNFSKAQSPGTPRLTRKTSPSPTRKGMFD; this is translated from the exons ATGGCTCAGACCGCGCACGTTAACGGCAATGCAGCAG AAAAGGATGAAGATGAGAAGGACTCATATTACCTGGAGACACCTTATGGTTTCCAACTAGACCTGGACTTCCTCAAGTATGTTGATGACATAGAGAGAGGAAACACTATCAAGAAGCTGAATATCCAGAGGAAGCCCAAAGTGGCGAGGCCTTCAGCTGTCCCCCGCAGCtccagcagtggtggccaagtcgAGTGGGCATCCACCGActcgctgtcctcctccaccagcGATGAGAGCAAGCAGTCGCCAGTCTTTCTTACACCTAGAAATCCACTGGTCCCTTCAGCCCATCCTACCAGATCAGCGCCAGCTTTGGCACATGAGTCCCAACCTGCCTACCTGAGTGTCCTTGAAGCCAAGCagcttcctcctccttcccccCGGATCCCTCAACACAACCTCCACGTGGAGAAGACACTGATGGAGACCCGAAGACGTCTAGAGCAAGAGCGGCTGCTGCTGCATCCCCCTGCTACTGAGCCTCCTCGCCGGAGGTTGGCCAGTTTTGGAGGCATGGGCTCTAACAGCTCCCTTGCTTCTTCCTTTGGGGGCTCTGTAGCACCTAGTCAGGTTTCGTCCAGTTCCCAGCTACTTTTCCACAATGGGCATCCTACAAATAATGAGTACAACCCCTACTTCACATCATCTATGGGGAGCTCCATTCGCCACAGTCCACTGAGCTCAGGGATGACCACGCCAGTTACAAATGTCAGCCCTTTGCATTTGCAGCAGATCCGTGAGCAGATGGTAGTCGCCCTCAAGCGGCtaaaggagctggaggagcaggtgaAGAACATCCCCATCCTGCAGGTCAAGATCTCTGTCCTTCAGGAAGAAAAGAGGCAGCTCACTTCACAGATCAAGAACCAGAAGCTCAGTGGTCAGTGTCCAGGCTCCGGAGTTTTCCGGAAGCGCTCGTATAGCGTGGGCAGTGCTGAGCAGTATGACAGTCTGGCACAGCTGAAAGGCTCGGAGCTGCACATCAATGAGTTGGACAGCAAGGTAGCAGAGAGCTCTGATAGGCTTCAGGAGTTCAGTCAGTTCACTGCTGACATGCAGGCCCTGGAGAAGAGCATCCACAACTGTGGCGAGGAGAACCTTCTGCAAAGACAGTGTGGTCGAGAGCAGAAGTCGGTAGCGGTTGGTACTGATGAGAACATGAACGACATTGTCATATACAGACGATCGAAGGAGGGTACCAGGGATATATCTGTGGGAACGGAGCGAGAAATGCGAAGTGCAGTAGTGGGAGTGACTGAAGCCATGCTGGGCATGACAACAGAGGCAGAGGCAGAGATCGAGATGCAGCACCAGACAATTGAGGCGTTGAAGGAGAAGATCTACCGACTGGAGGTGCAGCTGAAAGAAACCACTCATGAAATGGAGATGGGCAAACTCAAGCTAGAGCTGCAGGCAGCCGGCAACAGGAAGAAGGTTGACAAAGGCTGCATGGCGAGGCCTGAAATGTACAGTACTTCAGTGGAGGCCAAAGTCTCACTGCAAAGCCTCGGGGTTGGTAACCATAAAGAATTCAATGATGCCAGCACAAACCATAACCTTTCAACACAAACTGTGGGTATTTCCTGTCATCCGGAATTGTGGCATGTCGCAGTGGGTCCAGAGTTTCCAATGGAGCGCTGGGTGGTACAAGAACGAGTGGATGTTAAGGACCGGTGTGTTGGTAGACACGTAGTCATGTTAAACCAGAATGTTGGGGGGGAACCgaatgtgtgtgaaatgggCATCAACACAGAAGAGACAGTGGAGAGTCTGGGACTCTGCAAAAAAGAACAGGACAAAGAGTGGAGGTCTATTGGGTGTGGGGATTGCTCTGTTGATGTTACTGTAAGTCCTGTGACAGAACTTGTGACACTCGGTACAATCACAGACATAGTAAGCACAACTGACCTGAGGGTTATGGAGTCTGTGACCGCCTCACAGTTTACTCATACAGACAAATCCACAAATACTGAGAAGTCTGTTCTAGTTGACTCTTGTTTCAACACGAAAGTCACCACTGAAGAAAAGTCCACCGCTACAGTCGTGACTGAAACAAGGACGGTCGCTGTGGGAGATGGACTGGTGAAAGACATGCAGGCAGTAGTTAAAACACGATCCATTGGTGTAGGAACTGCAGCTTTACAGGAGGTCAGAGTCGACAAGTCATGTACAGCAAAAACCATAGACAGTGGAATTGGTCATGCTAGCATTCACGAGAACTTCCTGGTGGGTCTGAAGACAAGAAACATTGCCTGTGGCCCTTCCAATTTGCATCCTTTGAATCTCACCCAGACCCAGAGCCTCCCAACTGGGGATGCTGCAACCATAGCACCTCAAACTCCAACAGGCCAATCAGGCTCTGCTGTTGGGCTGGACCATTACATCGAACGTGTGCAGAAGCTACTCCAGGAACAACAGATGCTTTTGGCTGAGAACTATAGTGAGCTGGCCGATGCGTTTGGTCAACCCCACTCACAGTTCGGCTCCATTAACAGTCAGCTGGTCAACACCCTTACCTCCATTAACTCTGTCATGAAGTACGGTAGTATTGAGGAGCTCCGAAACATTGACCATGTGAAGATTCATCCCAATGGTAATACCCAAGCAA AAGAACAGAGTGCTGGTGGGGTCACTTCTCAGTTGATGAGCATCCACTTGGAGACTGTGTTGTCAAATCAAGATGAGCAGAAGACCCAGATGGACCAACACATGACCTCTGCCCTGCACG GCCAGGCTTGCAGTCACAGCACTCTGAAATCCAtcatgaaaaagaaagatggcCGCCAGGGTTCCAGCACCACTAAAAAGAACCTACAATTTGTAGGTGTGAATGGAGG GTATGAAACAACATCGAGTGATGACTCCAGCTCCGAGGAGAGCAGCTCCTCAGGGTcagaggatgaagaggatgaagatgaggagatGAAGCATGTGAAGGATGTGTCTGAGAAGGTGGAAGACAAGAGGTCAGAAGAGAATTGTAATGAGGGAATAGTGGATGTTGGGAGGTGTGCTGAACAGGCTggcctggagaagctggacaCCCAACAGAG ATGTGAGTTGAGTGACAAGATGTTGTCTGCATGCAACGTGTTGAAGACCCACCTTAATGAACCCAAGAGTCTTTCGAACAAAGAAGTG AGAGCATGCCTGAACTCTGTCCAGCAAGAGTGGTTCCGTGTGTCCAGTCAGAAGTCTGCATTGCCGAACATGGTGGAGGATTACCTGAATGCATTCCGGGCTGTGTGCCCCACTGTTCAGCGGCATATCGCCAACATGGCTGATGGCAATGGCAACACAGCCCTGCATTACAGTGTGTCCCACTCTAACTTTGACATTGTCAAGAAGTTGCTGGATGCAG ACGTCTGCAACGTCAATCAACAGAATAAGGCAGGGTATACTCCCATCATGCTCGCTGCCCTGGCAGCTGTGGAGACACCCACAGACATGAGGGTGGTGGAGGAGCTCTTCAGCAAGGGGGATGTCAATGCCAAAGCCAGCCAG GCTGGCCAGACAGGTCTCATGTTGGCTGTGAGCCATGGTAGGATGGACATGGTGAAGGCTCTCCTGGCCTGCGGCGCCGACGTGAACATCCAGGATGATGAGGGGTCCACGGCGCTTATGTGTGCCAGTGAACATGGCCATGTGGAGATTGTCAAACTGCTGCTGGCACAGCCGGGCTGTGATGCCACGCTGAGCGACAGC gatgaGAGCAATGCCTTGTCCATTGCTCTGGAAGCAGGACACAAGGACATTGCAGTGCTGTTGTATGCTCACGTCAACTTCTCCAAAGCTCAGTCACCG GGAACACCAAGGCTGACCCGGAAGACCTCGCCCAGTCCCACCAGGAAGGGCATGTTCGACTAG
- the kank1a gene encoding KN motif and ankyrin repeat domain-containing protein 1a isoform X2 — protein sequence MRQLRMKEKGVCDSQTMEADDLWSCEISEKDEDEKDSYYLETPYGFQLDLDFLKYVDDIERGNTIKKLNIQRKPKVARPSAVPRSSSSGGQVEWASTDSLSSSTSDESKQSPVFLTPRNPLVPSAHPTRSAPALAHESQPAYLSVLEAKQLPPPSPRIPQHNLHVEKTLMETRRRLEQERLLLHPPATEPPRRRLASFGGMGSNSSLASSFGGSVAPSQVSSSSQLLFHNGHPTNNEYNPYFTSSMGSSIRHSPLSSGMTTPVTNVSPLHLQQIREQMVVALKRLKELEEQVKNIPILQVKISVLQEEKRQLTSQIKNQKLSGQCPGSGVFRKRSYSVGSAEQYDSLAQLKGSELHINELDSKVAESSDRLQEFSQFTADMQALEKSIHNCGEENLLQRQCGREQKSVAVGTDENMNDIVIYRRSKEGTRDISVGTEREMRSAVVGVTEAMLGMTTEAEAEIEMQHQTIEALKEKIYRLEVQLKETTHEMEMGKLKLELQAAGNRKKVDKGCMARPEMYSTSVEAKVSLQSLGVGNHKEFNDASTNHNLSTQTVGISCHPELWHVAVGPEFPMERWVVQERVDVKDRCVGRHVVMLNQNVGGEPNVCEMGINTEETVESLGLCKKEQDKEWRSIGCGDCSVDVTVSPVTELVTLGTITDIVSTTDLRVMESVTASQFTHTDKSTNTEKSVLVDSCFNTKVTTEEKSTATVVTETRTVAVGDGLVKDMQAVVKTRSIGVGTAALQEVRVDKSCTAKTIDSGIGHASIHENFLVGLKTRNIACGPSNLHPLNLTQTQSLPTGDAATIAPQTPTGQSGSAVGLDHYIERVQKLLQEQQMLLAENYSELADAFGQPHSQFGSINSQLVNTLTSINSVMKYGSIEELRNIDHVKIHPNEEQSAGGVTSQLMSIHLETVLSNQDEQKTQMDQHMTSALHGQACSHSTLKSIMKKKDGRQGSSTTKKNLQFVGVNGGYETTSSDDSSSEESSSSGSEDEEDEDEEMKHVKDVSEKVEDKRSEENCNEGIVDVGRCAEQAGLEKLDTQQRCELSDKMLSACNVLKTHLNEPKSLSNKEVRACLNSVQQEWFRVSSQKSALPNMVEDYLNAFRAVCPTVQRHIANMADGNGNTALHYSVSHSNFDIVKKLLDADVCNVNQQNKAGYTPIMLAALAAVETPTDMRVVEELFSKGDVNAKASQAGQTGLMLAVSHGRMDMVKALLACGADVNIQDDEGSTALMCASEHGHVEIVKLLLAQPGCDATLSDSDESNALSIALEAGHKDIAVLLYAHVNFSKAQSPGTPRLTRKTSPSPTRKGMFD from the exons ATGAGACAGTTGAGAATGAAAGAGAAAG GTGTGTGTGACAGCCAGACAATGGAGGCAGATGATCTGTGGAGCTGTGAGATCAGCG AAAAGGATGAAGATGAGAAGGACTCATATTACCTGGAGACACCTTATGGTTTCCAACTAGACCTGGACTTCCTCAAGTATGTTGATGACATAGAGAGAGGAAACACTATCAAGAAGCTGAATATCCAGAGGAAGCCCAAAGTGGCGAGGCCTTCAGCTGTCCCCCGCAGCtccagcagtggtggccaagtcgAGTGGGCATCCACCGActcgctgtcctcctccaccagcGATGAGAGCAAGCAGTCGCCAGTCTTTCTTACACCTAGAAATCCACTGGTCCCTTCAGCCCATCCTACCAGATCAGCGCCAGCTTTGGCACATGAGTCCCAACCTGCCTACCTGAGTGTCCTTGAAGCCAAGCagcttcctcctccttcccccCGGATCCCTCAACACAACCTCCACGTGGAGAAGACACTGATGGAGACCCGAAGACGTCTAGAGCAAGAGCGGCTGCTGCTGCATCCCCCTGCTACTGAGCCTCCTCGCCGGAGGTTGGCCAGTTTTGGAGGCATGGGCTCTAACAGCTCCCTTGCTTCTTCCTTTGGGGGCTCTGTAGCACCTAGTCAGGTTTCGTCCAGTTCCCAGCTACTTTTCCACAATGGGCATCCTACAAATAATGAGTACAACCCCTACTTCACATCATCTATGGGGAGCTCCATTCGCCACAGTCCACTGAGCTCAGGGATGACCACGCCAGTTACAAATGTCAGCCCTTTGCATTTGCAGCAGATCCGTGAGCAGATGGTAGTCGCCCTCAAGCGGCtaaaggagctggaggagcaggtgaAGAACATCCCCATCCTGCAGGTCAAGATCTCTGTCCTTCAGGAAGAAAAGAGGCAGCTCACTTCACAGATCAAGAACCAGAAGCTCAGTGGTCAGTGTCCAGGCTCCGGAGTTTTCCGGAAGCGCTCGTATAGCGTGGGCAGTGCTGAGCAGTATGACAGTCTGGCACAGCTGAAAGGCTCGGAGCTGCACATCAATGAGTTGGACAGCAAGGTAGCAGAGAGCTCTGATAGGCTTCAGGAGTTCAGTCAGTTCACTGCTGACATGCAGGCCCTGGAGAAGAGCATCCACAACTGTGGCGAGGAGAACCTTCTGCAAAGACAGTGTGGTCGAGAGCAGAAGTCGGTAGCGGTTGGTACTGATGAGAACATGAACGACATTGTCATATACAGACGATCGAAGGAGGGTACCAGGGATATATCTGTGGGAACGGAGCGAGAAATGCGAAGTGCAGTAGTGGGAGTGACTGAAGCCATGCTGGGCATGACAACAGAGGCAGAGGCAGAGATCGAGATGCAGCACCAGACAATTGAGGCGTTGAAGGAGAAGATCTACCGACTGGAGGTGCAGCTGAAAGAAACCACTCATGAAATGGAGATGGGCAAACTCAAGCTAGAGCTGCAGGCAGCCGGCAACAGGAAGAAGGTTGACAAAGGCTGCATGGCGAGGCCTGAAATGTACAGTACTTCAGTGGAGGCCAAAGTCTCACTGCAAAGCCTCGGGGTTGGTAACCATAAAGAATTCAATGATGCCAGCACAAACCATAACCTTTCAACACAAACTGTGGGTATTTCCTGTCATCCGGAATTGTGGCATGTCGCAGTGGGTCCAGAGTTTCCAATGGAGCGCTGGGTGGTACAAGAACGAGTGGATGTTAAGGACCGGTGTGTTGGTAGACACGTAGTCATGTTAAACCAGAATGTTGGGGGGGAACCgaatgtgtgtgaaatgggCATCAACACAGAAGAGACAGTGGAGAGTCTGGGACTCTGCAAAAAAGAACAGGACAAAGAGTGGAGGTCTATTGGGTGTGGGGATTGCTCTGTTGATGTTACTGTAAGTCCTGTGACAGAACTTGTGACACTCGGTACAATCACAGACATAGTAAGCACAACTGACCTGAGGGTTATGGAGTCTGTGACCGCCTCACAGTTTACTCATACAGACAAATCCACAAATACTGAGAAGTCTGTTCTAGTTGACTCTTGTTTCAACACGAAAGTCACCACTGAAGAAAAGTCCACCGCTACAGTCGTGACTGAAACAAGGACGGTCGCTGTGGGAGATGGACTGGTGAAAGACATGCAGGCAGTAGTTAAAACACGATCCATTGGTGTAGGAACTGCAGCTTTACAGGAGGTCAGAGTCGACAAGTCATGTACAGCAAAAACCATAGACAGTGGAATTGGTCATGCTAGCATTCACGAGAACTTCCTGGTGGGTCTGAAGACAAGAAACATTGCCTGTGGCCCTTCCAATTTGCATCCTTTGAATCTCACCCAGACCCAGAGCCTCCCAACTGGGGATGCTGCAACCATAGCACCTCAAACTCCAACAGGCCAATCAGGCTCTGCTGTTGGGCTGGACCATTACATCGAACGTGTGCAGAAGCTACTCCAGGAACAACAGATGCTTTTGGCTGAGAACTATAGTGAGCTGGCCGATGCGTTTGGTCAACCCCACTCACAGTTCGGCTCCATTAACAGTCAGCTGGTCAACACCCTTACCTCCATTAACTCTGTCATGAAGTACGGTAGTATTGAGGAGCTCCGAAACATTGACCATGTGAAGATTCATCCCAATG AAGAACAGAGTGCTGGTGGGGTCACTTCTCAGTTGATGAGCATCCACTTGGAGACTGTGTTGTCAAATCAAGATGAGCAGAAGACCCAGATGGACCAACACATGACCTCTGCCCTGCACG GCCAGGCTTGCAGTCACAGCACTCTGAAATCCAtcatgaaaaagaaagatggcCGCCAGGGTTCCAGCACCACTAAAAAGAACCTACAATTTGTAGGTGTGAATGGAGG GTATGAAACAACATCGAGTGATGACTCCAGCTCCGAGGAGAGCAGCTCCTCAGGGTcagaggatgaagaggatgaagatgaggagatGAAGCATGTGAAGGATGTGTCTGAGAAGGTGGAAGACAAGAGGTCAGAAGAGAATTGTAATGAGGGAATAGTGGATGTTGGGAGGTGTGCTGAACAGGCTggcctggagaagctggacaCCCAACAGAG ATGTGAGTTGAGTGACAAGATGTTGTCTGCATGCAACGTGTTGAAGACCCACCTTAATGAACCCAAGAGTCTTTCGAACAAAGAAGTG AGAGCATGCCTGAACTCTGTCCAGCAAGAGTGGTTCCGTGTGTCCAGTCAGAAGTCTGCATTGCCGAACATGGTGGAGGATTACCTGAATGCATTCCGGGCTGTGTGCCCCACTGTTCAGCGGCATATCGCCAACATGGCTGATGGCAATGGCAACACAGCCCTGCATTACAGTGTGTCCCACTCTAACTTTGACATTGTCAAGAAGTTGCTGGATGCAG ACGTCTGCAACGTCAATCAACAGAATAAGGCAGGGTATACTCCCATCATGCTCGCTGCCCTGGCAGCTGTGGAGACACCCACAGACATGAGGGTGGTGGAGGAGCTCTTCAGCAAGGGGGATGTCAATGCCAAAGCCAGCCAG GCTGGCCAGACAGGTCTCATGTTGGCTGTGAGCCATGGTAGGATGGACATGGTGAAGGCTCTCCTGGCCTGCGGCGCCGACGTGAACATCCAGGATGATGAGGGGTCCACGGCGCTTATGTGTGCCAGTGAACATGGCCATGTGGAGATTGTCAAACTGCTGCTGGCACAGCCGGGCTGTGATGCCACGCTGAGCGACAGC gatgaGAGCAATGCCTTGTCCATTGCTCTGGAAGCAGGACACAAGGACATTGCAGTGCTGTTGTATGCTCACGTCAACTTCTCCAAAGCTCAGTCACCG GGAACACCAAGGCTGACCCGGAAGACCTCGCCCAGTCCCACCAGGAAGGGCATGTTCGACTAG